The DNA window CCGCGGCCTCGAGGTCGAAGAGTTCGACCAGCTTGCTGCGCACCAGTGCCAAGGCGTCGTTGGCGGCGGCGGGGAGTTCAGTCGACATGGCGTTCGCTCACCAATGCGGCCAGAGCATCGATGCTGGCGAAGTGGCGGTGGATGTCGTCCTGCTCCGCATCGAGACGGATACCGTAGCGCTTTTGCAGCGCGAGACCGAGCTCGAGCGCGTCGATCGAGTCGAGTCCCAGTCCGTCGACGAACAGCGGTGCGGCATCGTCGATGTCCTCCGGGGTGATGTCCTCGAGCTCGAGCGTGTCGATGATCAGACGCTTGAGCTCGAGGGACAGGTTAGGCGTATGCGTCATACCTTAGCCTTTCCAATTCATTGTTGAAGTGCTCGTTCAGCTGGGCGGTCAGCGCGCGGGCCGCCAGGCCTGAGGGAAGGGTAGGAGCGCATATTACAGGCAAGTCGGACGACACGCTAAGTCGGAGCCGAACCCGGCGTGCCGGGATGCGATACCAGGGTTCGTGCTTGTTGAGCGTAGGCGGCTGGCAGTCGATGACCACCGGGGTGATCGCGGTATTGGTACGCAGGGCGATGTTCGCTCCTCCGCGACGCAGGCGGATCACGCCGCCCGGCGGCGTGCGGGTGCCTTCGGGGAAGATCACCAGCGACTGTCCGGCGCGCAAGCGGGCCGCGGCCGAGTCGATCACTTCCTCGGGCGAGGCGTTGGTGATGTAGCCGGCGAGGCGGATGGGGCCTCGTGTCACTGGGTTGCGCGCCAGGGCGCCCTTGACGATGCAGGTCGCATCATCGATATGGGCGATCAGGAAAATGGTGTCGATCAGGGTCGGATGGTTGGCGATCACCAGCAGGCCAGGACGACGCAAGCGTTCGAGGTGATCGATCCGATATTCGATCACGCCCAGTGCCTTCATCAGCGCGATGAAGCCGGCGAAGCTGCGTTGGATCAAGCGCCTGCCGAGGCGCTGTCGCTGCTCGCGGTCGCGCACCGTGAGCCGGATCAGCGGTGCGATCACCAGGCCGATGAGCACGCCGCCGAGCCCGAAGACCGAGAACGAGAGCGCGGTGCCGACACCGCGCCATGCTCGATCCAAGGCGGACCTCATGCCCGGCGGCTCCAGTGCCATCGGCGCTGGGCGGTGACCTGGTCGTCACGGCCGAGCATGAAGCGCAAAAGCTCGACGGGAGAGGCCTCGAGCGGTGTCGAGGTGGAAGACGAGCTCAGCGCTCGTCCTCGATCGAGCGTCAGCCGCATCGCCACCGCGCAGGCGGCGACGGGACCGGGGATGAGCTCATGGTGCAGCGGGGTCAGGCGGCTGTCGCAAAATACCGCGCCGACGACGCGATGGCCTTCGCTCAGGTAGCCCAAGGCATCGATGAACAGTGCGTCGATCTCCTGGCCGCTGGCGGCGATCGCCTGGATCGGGCCATGGTGGCCGAGGGCGATCGAATAGACGCCCAGGACCGCGTTGTGCACCGACATCGAGAACTGGGCCGGCGATGCCGGCATCTGCTTCGCCAGCTCCTGAATGATGTTCAGCGTCAGGCTGGAGGCACCGTGGCGCGAGGCGAAGATCAGCGGCGCATCGATCGGCAGTTCGAGTTCGGCAAGCGCCTGGCAGGCAGCGCGACCGGTTGCGTCGAGCCGTCGGCGCAGCATCGCGGGCAGCGCCGGCGCCTCGGGCTTTGCAGCGATGCTCAGGCGGGGATCGTCACCGAGCGCCAGCTCCTCTTCGATCCACCCGCGCCAGTCGTCGACGCGCAGGGCGGAGGGGGTCGGTTCGCCGCTCACGTCATTCGATCGGGTCATCGGTCTTCTCCTTCGCACCCGCTGCATCCAGCGGGCTGATGTTCAGCACGTAGCCGGCCTCGCGGTCGTCGAGCCTGACGTGGTCATCGTCGCCGCGCGTGCCGGCGAACCCATAGTCGACCCGCGCGATCAGCCTGCTCCCATGGTAGATGTCCCGCCGTCCGCCGTGGTGCGCGCGGCCGGTCTCGACCAGCCGCCAGCGGCTGCCTTCGAAACCGCGCGTGAGCGCCTCGCTCGGCCACAGTCCCCATTCGAGGCGCTGTGCCAGCCAGGCGGCCGGGAAAGGAGGCGGCGCCAAGGTATCCTCGAAGCGCGCGCCCTGATCATCGTGGATCAAGGTCATCAGGCGCTGTCCGGAGGGGCTGGTCACCGCCACCCTGAGTCCTTCGGGGGCGAGCCGGATCACCGCGATCAGCCGCTCCGGTGGGTGGCGTGCGTCGCCGCGCTCGAAGCTGAGCAGGCGTATCAAAGTACGCGGTGCGTCGGGATGGGAGAGCGACGGTGACGGGGCGAGCTGAGGCGTGGCGCAGCCGCCCAGCAGCAATGCCAGCAGCAGCGCCGCCAGCAGGATCGGCGTGAGGCGCGATCGTGTGGGCATCATCGTTCTCCTAGGTACGAAAATCCAGCGGGGGTGGATCGCGGCGCTGCACCAGCGGTACCAGCAGCCAGACCCCCAACAGGCCGAGCAGCGCGGTAAGGCCGATCGCGTGCAGCACCGGCACGGCGCTGAAGGCGAGCAGGCCGAAGGCGAGCAGGTTGGCCAGCGCCGACAGCGTCACCGCCAGCCAGACATGGGCGGAGCGCGGATGCTCGGCGGTGAAGATGCCGGCGTCCATGCCGAGGCCCAGCACCAGCAGCAGCGCGAGCAGGTGGAAAAGGTTGAGGCTGAGGCCGAAGGCAGCATAGACCCCGAGAACCAGCAGTACCGCGCCGAGCGGTGGTGCCACCACTCGCCAGGCGCTGGCGCGATAGCGCAGTGCCATCAGCGAGAGGATCGCGGCGAAGGCAAGGCTCACCCAGGTGCCGATCTCTACGCGCAGCCGGCCGAGGGCGGCGCTGATCTCCTCGACCCGGTCGACGAAGGTGAGACCGGGCTGGCTGGCCGCCAGCGCCTCGACGCCCGCGCGTGCCTGGGCGTCGAAAGCGCCTTCCAGCGGGATCATGCCGGCGACCCTCGGGGCCTGGTTCTCTGAACTTCCGAGCCACAGCCGTCGATCGGCAGTGCCCAACGGGCTCTCGAGCCAGGTATCGAGTTCAAGATAGGGAGGATCGTCGAGGCTCTCCAGCGCGCGTGGCACCAGCGACTCGGGCAGCCCGGTGTCGCGATAGAGCGCGTCCAGCTCGGTGGTGTAGAGCGTGCGCACCAGCGCCAGGTCGCGGTCCTGGCGGGCATGGCTTGGAACGCGCGTGGCGAGACTGTCGAAGTCGCCAAGGTGTTGCGCGTCGACCAGCGCCTGCAGGGTTGGCGTGATCGACTCGACCCGTTCGAGCCACGCCTCGACGCTCGGCGCTTCCACCAGTAGGTAGCGCGTGCCGGCATCGCGCTCGAGCAGCCGCTGGACTTCCCGTTCGTCGTCGAGCAGCGCGGCTGGCGAGGTGTTGAGCAGGCGCAGGCTGTCGTTGCTGCTCGAGTACAGCAGCGCAAGCAGCGTAAGCAGCGCTGCCGCACAGGCGAGCAGCAGCGGCGGCAGTCTCCCGCGCAGCCGGGCCTGGAGCCTCCAGCACAGCTGTGCCGCACGCTCGACCCCGTGGGCGGGAGGAGCGGGTAATAGAGGCAGCCAGAGCAGCGTGGTCGCCCAAGCGGCAGCGAGTCCGAGCATCACGAATACCGCCATCTGGCGCAGGCCCGGCAGCGGGGTCAGCACTTGCGCTGCGTAGGCGAGCAGCGAGCAGACCAGGCCGAGGGTCAGGCCTGGCGCCACGTCGCCGAGAACGAAGCGCTTGCCCTGCGCTGCGCGCAGGCATTGAAGGTGGATGGCATAGTCGACCGCGATGCCGATCAGGCTGGTGCCGAACGCCAGGGTCATCAGGTTGATCCGACCGAAGCCCCAGGCGGTCAGCGAAAAGGCGAACAGTATCGCCATGGCGAGTGGCAGTAGCAGGGTGGCGAGCGTCTTCAGCGAGCGGAACACCAGTAGCAGCAGCGCGATCAGCGAGACCAGCTCGATCGTGCCGATCAGCCCGGTCTCGGTGCGCGCCTGCGCTGCGCCCGCGGCGGCGTGGAAGACCATCCCCGAGCGAACCAGCCGTGCCTGCGGATGAGCCGCAGAGAAGCTCGCCAGTGCCGATTCGAGGCCGTCCTGGGTCGACTGGGCATAGGGAGCGCCCGCCAGCTGGCCGATCACCAGCCCCAGGCGGCGCTCGCCATCGGTGATCTCGAGACGCCCGTCGTCGCTGCCGACGCCCTGCGGCGCGATCCGCGCGATATGGCGATCGAGCAGGCCGAAGGGGTCGCGCAGCGGATGATGATCGAGGCCGAACGGTATCAGCAGCTGGCCACGGGCCTCTTCGCGCAGCTCCTCGGTATCACCGGACTCGATCCGAGTGGCAAGCTCAGGGTCCAGCAGCCGGTAGCGGCTTGGGCCGAGCAGCACCAGCGGGTCGCCTTGGATGAAGTCGTCCCGGCGCCACTGGACACCGGATACGGCGTCGCTTTGTTCCAGGGTATCGACCAGCGCACGGCTCACCTCGGCAAGCTCCGGCGCCTCGACCAGCAGCAGGAAGTGATCGTTGAACGCCTCGCCGAGCTGGCGGTTGGCGTGCTGGACCAGCGCGCTCTCACCGCTCTGCGGCAGCAGCGCGGTGATGTCGGTGTCGAAACGCGCGCCCTGGCGCAGGAAGGCATCCGCGCCGAGCGCGCAGGCCAGCAGCAGCAGTAGTGCCCAGAGCCAGGCGCCGACGCGCAGCATGCGGGTGTTCATTGGTGAGCGTCAGGGGTCAGCTCGATGGTCTGGCGATCACCTTGGCCGAGCCATAGCCCAACCTCGGTGATCCGAGCGCCACCCTGGAGCTCGGCATGCTCCAGATGCTGGCGCAGCTGCTCGTCACGCGGGATCAGCGTTGCGCGCCAAGACTGCGCAGTGCCTTCGAGCGTGATGGTGAAGCGGGATTCGAGAGCGGCGAAGTCGCCATCGAGGAGGCTCAGGATCAGTCGGGAGACTTCGGCGGGAAGCCCTGCAAGCGGGCGGCCGTCACGCTCCACCCCTTCGCTTGAGATGCTCAGCGTCTCGACCACCGGGCGCTCGAGGCGCCAGGTCATCCGCTCGCCGCGCTGATAGTCGTAGCGGCCCTCGCTCTCGAGGGTGGTGTCCAGGTCGGCGAGGTAGCGCCGCTGGATGAAGCGGCCGCTGGTAGGTTCATCATCGGCAAGCGCTTGCGTCAGCGTCGCGGTATCCAGGGAGGCGTTGGCCAGGGCGTTGAAGGCCGGCAGGGTCAGCAGCACGGCGAGCAGCAGGCGAAGGATCAACGGCGGGAGCTCCTCAGTGATAGGCGCGCAGCGCGAAAGCGTTAGGCGGTAAACCCATCCGCTAGGGCTGGGGCTCGCGGTCGCGGCGCAGGCGTCGCAGCAGCCAGGGGGAGCGCAACAGCATGCCAAAGGTGGTGCGCAGATGCATCAGTAGCGAAGCCCAGGCATAGGCGATGGTGAGCCCTTTGCCGTCCCTGCGGGTGAGCAGCGGCAATGGATGTGGCTCGCAAGGGGCATCGCGCCAGCGCCAATGGATCAATGATTCGACATCGAATTCGGCGCCGCTGCCGCAAGGGAAGCGGGCGAGCATCTGGTTGAAAGATGGGATCGGATAGAGGCGCACGCCCGGCCGGGCCTGGCGGACCCGATGGGAAAAGGCGTTCATCCCAGCGAGCAGCGCGCCGAGCTGCGGCGCTGGAGCCTGTCCTTGCCGGTCGAGCGGGACACCGAAGAACAAGGTGGTGGGATGGCGGCGGCTGCGCTCGATCAGTGCCTCCAGCGCGGCGAGCTCGTAGGCGTCACCGATATCGTGCTGGAGAGCATGGGTGTAACCGAGGCGCTGGGCCTCGTCGAGCGCGGCCCGCACGGCGATGCCCTTGCCGCTGCGGCGCACCAGCCTGATCAGCTCCATGCCGGTCTGGGCGGCGAGGTGATCGAGCCGGGCGGCACTGTCGAGCCGGCTGCCGTCATCGATCGCCAGCACTGGAAGATTGAGCGGGCGGAGATGAGCGAGCAGCTCGGGAAGCAGCTCGTGCTGGTCACGCAACACGATCAGAAGGCAGACGCGCGGGTCGTTCATGGTCACCGGTTTTCGAAAGAGACGTCGCCGCCATCCGGTAGCGGGCGGGCGGCCGCTTGCATTGTACGCACTCCTCACCCGGCCAGCGAGCCGACGCGCAGGTGCCGCTCGCGCGGCGCCTTGATCAGCGAGTAGGCGTCAGCGGCCGATATCGCGTAGCGCCTCGCCGCGCATCAGGTTGCGTTCGATACGCTCGAGCGAGATGCCCTTGGTCTCCGGCACCAGCAGCAGGGTGAAGACGATGAACGCAAGGTTGACGATCGCCAGCAGGCCGAAGGTCATCGGGCCGCCGAGGGCGTCGAGCATGGTCAGGAAGAAGGTGCCGATCATCATGTTGGCGACCCAGTTCGCCACCGTTGAACAGCCGATCCCGAAGTCGCGGCCGCGCAGCGGCTGGATTTCAGCGCAGAGCGTCCAGATCAGCGGGCCTGCGGACATCGCGAAGCCGGTGACGAACACCAGCAGCGCAGTCATCGCGGTGTACTGCAGGAAGGTGGTGGTCGGGCCGATCGCGAGGATCCCGCTGAGCACCGCCATGCCGGCCGCCATTACCGCGAAGCCGATGTAGAGTATCGGCTTGCGCCCGAGGCGGTCGACGAAGCCGATCGCGATGAAGGTCGCCAGTACGTTGACCAGACCCACCACCACGGTGCTCCACAGCTGGGCCTCGGTGCCCTGGAAGCCTGACATTTCGAAGATCCGGGGCGCGAAGTACATCATCACGTTCATCCCGGTGAACTGCTGGACGATCTGCAGACCTATTCCGAGCAGCACCGAGCGGCGGAAGTTGGAATTGCTGCGAAACAGCGCCCAGCCCTGGTTCTTGTCCTCTTCTTCGATGCTCTGTTCGATCTCCTTCATCTCGTAATCGACTTCGACCTGGCTCGAGCGCAGCTTGGTCAGCACCTCGCGCGCCTCGCCGAAGCGATCCTGGGAGGCCAGCCAGCGCGGGCTGTTGGGCACCATCATCACCCCGACGAAGAGCATTCCCGCTGGGATCATCAGCACGCCGAACATCCAGCGCCAGCTCTCGATGTAGCTGAACGCCAGGTTGGAGACGAAGGCGGCGAGGATCCCCACCGTGACCATCAGCTGGTAGAACGAAATCGTGGTGCCGCGGATGCGCTCGGGCGCGACCTCGGAGAGATAGAGCGGTGCGGTGAACGAGGCGACGCCGACCGCGAGGCCGAGGAGGATACGGGCGACTACCAAAATACTCGGGTTCCATGCCACCACGGCGACCAGGGCGCCAGCGAAGAAGAGCAGCGCCGAGAGCAGCAGCGCCTTCTTGCGGCCGAGCGATTTCGATACCCAGCTCGCGCCGCAGGCGCCGATCGCCGCGCCGAACATCATCGAGCCGACGATCCAGCCTTCCATCGCGGTGGATATCTCGAACTCATCGGTGATGAACGGCAATGCACCGGAGATCACCCCGATGTCCATCCCGAACAGCAGGCCGGCAATGGCGGCGAGCGCACAGCTCAGCCAGACCATCGGCACGATGTCTGCATTGCGCACTTCAGGCGGTGTGTCCGCTCCCGAGGAGCTGGATTGGGAGCTTTGCGGGGTTGCAACCATATGAAAGTTCTCCTGAATGATCCTGGGCGCCGGCTGCGGGATATCGGGCCTCGAGCTCGCCGTGCAACCTTATGTGACGCTTGGGATCAAGACTAGCAGGATTCATTACGACGGCAGCCAAACCGGGCAGTTCTAGACCAAAGTATCAGCTGAATCGAGTCAACGTCCCAACCCAATGCCTCGGCGGCGGCGCCTGGGCGCCGCTGCCGAGGGCTCAGGCCGATTCGTTGCGTGGATACTTGGTCGGCTTGATGCTGTCTTTGATCTTCTTCAGGTGGGGCAGGAAGTCCTTGCCGCGACGCAGGGTGACGCCGGTGGCGAGCACGTCGATCAGCGCCAGGTGGACGATGCGCGAGGTCATCGGCATGTAGAGTTCGGTATCTTCCGAGGACTCGACCCCGATCACTTCGCTGCACTGCTCGGCGAGCGGCGACTCGGCCTCGGTGATGCCGATCACCACCGCGCCGTTCTCGCGCGCCACCGCGCTGATCTCCACCAGTTCGCGGGTGCGCCCGGTATGCGAGATCACCACCACTACGTCGCCGGTGGACATCGCCGCGGCGGTCATCCGCTGCATCAGCACGTCTTCGTAGGAGACCACCGGCAGGTTGAAGCGGAAGAACTTGTGCTGGGCGTCCTGGATCACCGGGGCCGAGGCTCCCAGGCCGAAGAAGAACAGCTGGCGTGCCTGGGAGAGATGGTCGACCACCCGCTCGATCAGCCGGGTATCGATCTGCCGGCTCGAGGCGTCGAGCGCGGCGATGGTGGCGCCGAAGATCTTGCCTGTGTACGCCTTGGCGTTGTCGTCGCTTTCGACCGCGCGGGTGACGTAGGGCGTGCCGCCGGCGAGGCTCTGGGCGAGCTTGATCTTGAAGTCGGGATAGCCCTTGGTCTCGAAGTTGCGGCAGAAACGGTTGACCGTCGGTTCGCTGACGCTCGCCGCCTGGGCCAGCGCGGCGATGCTCATGCCAGTCGCCGATGAGGGGTCACTGAGGATCACTTCCGCGACCTTGCGCTCGGAGCGGTTCAGGGTCTCGAGGCGTTCGCGGATCTTGCGGATGAGGTCGTGTGCCACCATGAGTCGGTATTCCGGCCTGAAGGATTGATGCGAGACGCAGCCTAAGCGTTCGGGCGGCTAGTATAAGGTCGCGCGAGGCAAATGGGCAGTCGATGGCGCAAGCCGCGACCACGGCGCTCATCATGACTATCATGTCTGTGCGATGGGGAGGCCTTGTTTCATGTGGTAAGTTTACTTAAAGGTCTATTGCTAGGAGTCGACCCGATGATTAATGTTGTCGTCCCAATCATCCACTTCGAGGAGAGCTCGCAATGGCTGTAGAACAGACACCGGCCGTCGATCTCGCGCTGTTTGGCGCGCTCGGTGATCTGGCGCTGCGCAAGCTCTATGCCGCGCTCTATCATCTCGACCGCGGGGGACTGCTTGCCTCCGATACCAGAATCCTCGGCCTCGCCCGCCAGGACATCGATGCCGAAGCCTTTCGCGAGCGGGTAAGAGAAGCGCTCGACAAGAGCGTCGATGCCAAGGAGCGCGAAGACGAGAAGGTCGACCGCTTCATCGACCGCCTCCATTACCTCAAGCTCGACTTCGCCAGCGTCGAGGGCTATCGCGAGATCGCCCAGTGGCAGGCGGGGCGCCGCACGCCGCTGACCGTCTACCTGTCGGTGCCGGCCAGCCTGTTCGGGGTGATCTGCAAGAACCTCGAGCAGGGCGGCTGCCTCGACGAGGAGAGCCGGGTGGTGGTCGAGAAGCCGATCGGTTACGACCTCGAGAGTTCGATCGAGATCAACGATGCGATCGGCAGCGTGTTCGACGAGCGCCAGATCTATCGCATCGACCACTACCTCGGCAAGGAGACGGTGCAGAACCTTCTCGCCCTGCGCTTCGCCAACCCCTTGTTCGGCAATCAGTGGAACCAGAGCCAGATCTCCCACGTCGAGATCACCGTCGCCGAGACCGTCGGCATCGAGGGCCGCTGGGGCTACTTCGATCAGGCCGGCCAGCTGCGCGACATGGTCCAGAACCACCTGATGCAGCTGCTTTGCATGATCGCCATGGAGCCGCCGTCGAACCTCGACGCCGACAGCATCCGCGATGAGAAGGTCAAGGTGCTCAAGGCACTGCGGCCGATCGAAGGCGAGCGCTTGGCCACCGACGTGGTGCGTGGGCAGTACATCTCCGGCACTTCCGGGGGCAAGCCGGTACCCGGCTATCTCGAGGAGGAGGGCGCCAACGTCGATTCGCGCACCGAGACCTTCGTTGCGTTCAAGACCGAGGTCTCCAACTGGCGTTGGGCCGGCGTGCCGTTCTACCTGCGCACCGGTAAGCGGATGCCCGAGAAGCTGTCGCAGATCGTCATCCACTTCCGCCAGCAGCCGCACTATATCTTCGACCCGGACCAGCGCGGTCTGGCCTCGAACAAGCTGATCATCCGGCTGCAGCCCGACGAGGGTATCAACCTCCAGGTGCTGACCAAGGATTCCGGCCTCGACAAAGGCATGCGGCTGCGTCCTGGTCCGCTGCATCTCGACTTCCACAAGGCTTTCCCCAAGGCGCGCATCCCGGATGCCTACGAACGTCTGATCCTCGAAGTGATGAAGGGACGTCAATATCTGTTCGTACGCCGCGACGAGGTGGAGTACTCCTGGCGCTGGGTCGACAAGCTGATCGCCGGCTGGGAATCCCGCGGACTGCCGCCGAAGCGCTATCCGGCGGGCTCCTGGGGTCCGGTGTCGTCGATCGCGATGATCACCCGCGACGGTCGTTCCTGGTTCGAGGAGTATTGAGATGAGTGACTCCGTCAATGCGCGACAGCGGCTAGCGGAAAGCCTCGCTGAAGCGGTCGCCGCGGCTCTTCGCGCGGATCTCGCCGAGCAGGATCGAGCGCTTTTGATCGTCTCGGGGGGCTTGAC is part of the Halotalea alkalilenta genome and encodes:
- a CDS encoding phosphopantetheine-binding protein, which codes for MTHTPNLSLELKRLIIDTLELEDITPEDIDDAAPLFVDGLGLDSIDALELGLALQKRYGIRLDAEQDDIHRHFASIDALAALVSERHVD
- a CDS encoding lysophospholipid acyltransferase family protein; protein product: MDRAWRGVGTALSFSVFGLGGVLIGLVIAPLIRLTVRDREQRQRLGRRLIQRSFAGFIALMKALGVIEYRIDHLERLRRPGLLVIANHPTLIDTIFLIAHIDDATCIVKGALARNPVTRGPIRLAGYITNASPEEVIDSAAARLRAGQSLVIFPEGTRTPPGGVIRLRRGGANIALRTNTAITPVVIDCQPPTLNKHEPWYRIPARRVRLRLSVSSDLPVICAPTLPSGLAARALTAQLNEHFNNELERLRYDAYA
- a CDS encoding beta-ketoacyl synthase chain length factor, with the protein product MTRSNDVSGEPTPSALRVDDWRGWIEEELALGDDPRLSIAAKPEAPALPAMLRRRLDATGRAACQALAELELPIDAPLIFASRHGASSLTLNIIQELAKQMPASPAQFSMSVHNAVLGVYSIALGHHGPIQAIAASGQEIDALFIDALGYLSEGHRVVGAVFCDSRLTPLHHELIPGPVAACAVAMRLTLDRGRALSSSSTSTPLEASPVELLRFMLGRDDQVTAQRRWHWSRRA
- a CDS encoding DUF3261 domain-containing protein, with the protein product MPTRSRLTPILLAALLLALLLGGCATPQLAPSPSLSHPDAPRTLIRLLSFERGDARHPPERLIAVIRLAPEGLRVAVTSPSGQRLMTLIHDDQGARFEDTLAPPPFPAAWLAQRLEWGLWPSEALTRGFEGSRWRLVETGRAHHGGRRDIYHGSRLIARVDYGFAGTRGDDDHVRLDDREAGYVLNISPLDAAGAKEKTDDPIE
- a CDS encoding MMPL family transporter → MNTRMLRVGAWLWALLLLLACALGADAFLRQGARFDTDITALLPQSGESALVQHANRQLGEAFNDHFLLLVEAPELAEVSRALVDTLEQSDAVSGVQWRRDDFIQGDPLVLLGPSRYRLLDPELATRIESGDTEELREEARGQLLIPFGLDHHPLRDPFGLLDRHIARIAPQGVGSDDGRLEITDGERRLGLVIGQLAGAPYAQSTQDGLESALASFSAAHPQARLVRSGMVFHAAAGAAQARTETGLIGTIELVSLIALLLLVFRSLKTLATLLLPLAMAILFAFSLTAWGFGRINLMTLAFGTSLIGIAVDYAIHLQCLRAAQGKRFVLGDVAPGLTLGLVCSLLAYAAQVLTPLPGLRQMAVFVMLGLAAAWATTLLWLPLLPAPPAHGVERAAQLCWRLQARLRGRLPPLLLACAAALLTLLALLYSSSNDSLRLLNTSPAALLDDEREVQRLLERDAGTRYLLVEAPSVEAWLERVESITPTLQALVDAQHLGDFDSLATRVPSHARQDRDLALVRTLYTTELDALYRDTGLPESLVPRALESLDDPPYLELDTWLESPLGTADRRLWLGSSENQAPRVAGMIPLEGAFDAQARAGVEALAASQPGLTFVDRVEEISAALGRLRVEIGTWVSLAFAAILSLMALRYRASAWRVVAPPLGAVLLVLGVYAAFGLSLNLFHLLALLLVLGLGMDAGIFTAEHPRSAHVWLAVTLSALANLLAFGLLAFSAVPVLHAIGLTALLGLLGVWLLVPLVQRRDPPPLDFRT
- a CDS encoding outer membrane lipoprotein carrier protein LolA is translated as MILRLLLAVLLTLPAFNALANASLDTATLTQALADDEPTSGRFIQRRYLADLDTTLESEGRYDYQRGERMTWRLERPVVETLSISSEGVERDGRPLAGLPAEVSRLILSLLDGDFAALESRFTITLEGTAQSWRATLIPRDEQLRQHLEHAELQGGARITEVGLWLGQGDRQTIELTPDAHQ
- a CDS encoding glycosyltransferase family 2 protein, whose amino-acid sequence is MNDPRVCLLIVLRDQHELLPELLAHLRPLNLPVLAIDDGSRLDSAARLDHLAAQTGMELIRLVRRSGKGIAVRAALDEAQRLGYTHALQHDIGDAYELAALEALIERSRRHPTTLFFGVPLDRQGQAPAPQLGALLAGMNAFSHRVRQARPGVRLYPIPSFNQMLARFPCGSGAEFDVESLIHWRWRDAPCEPHPLPLLTRRDGKGLTIAYAWASLLMHLRTTFGMLLRSPWLLRRLRRDREPQP
- a CDS encoding sugar porter family MFS transporter; the protein is MVATPQSSQSSSSGADTPPEVRNADIVPMVWLSCALAAIAGLLFGMDIGVISGALPFITDEFEISTAMEGWIVGSMMFGAAIGACGASWVSKSLGRKKALLLSALLFFAGALVAVVAWNPSILVVARILLGLAVGVASFTAPLYLSEVAPERIRGTTISFYQLMVTVGILAAFVSNLAFSYIESWRWMFGVLMIPAGMLFVGVMMVPNSPRWLASQDRFGEAREVLTKLRSSQVEVDYEMKEIEQSIEEEDKNQGWALFRSNSNFRRSVLLGIGLQIVQQFTGMNVMMYFAPRIFEMSGFQGTEAQLWSTVVVGLVNVLATFIAIGFVDRLGRKPILYIGFAVMAAGMAVLSGILAIGPTTTFLQYTAMTALLVFVTGFAMSAGPLIWTLCAEIQPLRGRDFGIGCSTVANWVANMMIGTFFLTMLDALGGPMTFGLLAIVNLAFIVFTLLLVPETKGISLERIERNLMRGEALRDIGR
- the hexR gene encoding transcriptional regulator HexR, whose product is MAHDLIRKIRERLETLNRSERKVAEVILSDPSSATGMSIAALAQAASVSEPTVNRFCRNFETKGYPDFKIKLAQSLAGGTPYVTRAVESDDNAKAYTGKIFGATIAALDASSRQIDTRLIERVVDHLSQARQLFFFGLGASAPVIQDAQHKFFRFNLPVVSYEDVLMQRMTAAAMSTGDVVVVISHTGRTRELVEISAVARENGAVVIGITEAESPLAEQCSEVIGVESSEDTELYMPMTSRIVHLALIDVLATGVTLRRGKDFLPHLKKIKDSIKPTKYPRNESA
- the zwf gene encoding glucose-6-phosphate dehydrogenase codes for the protein MAVEQTPAVDLALFGALGDLALRKLYAALYHLDRGGLLASDTRILGLARQDIDAEAFRERVREALDKSVDAKEREDEKVDRFIDRLHYLKLDFASVEGYREIAQWQAGRRTPLTVYLSVPASLFGVICKNLEQGGCLDEESRVVVEKPIGYDLESSIEINDAIGSVFDERQIYRIDHYLGKETVQNLLALRFANPLFGNQWNQSQISHVEITVAETVGIEGRWGYFDQAGQLRDMVQNHLMQLLCMIAMEPPSNLDADSIRDEKVKVLKALRPIEGERLATDVVRGQYISGTSGGKPVPGYLEEEGANVDSRTETFVAFKTEVSNWRWAGVPFYLRTGKRMPEKLSQIVIHFRQQPHYIFDPDQRGLASNKLIIRLQPDEGINLQVLTKDSGLDKGMRLRPGPLHLDFHKAFPKARIPDAYERLILEVMKGRQYLFVRRDEVEYSWRWVDKLIAGWESRGLPPKRYPAGSWGPVSSIAMITRDGRSWFEEY